The Deinococcus hopiensis KR-140 sequence GAGGTGAATGTGCGCCTCGCTGAGCCCCGGTGTGAGCAGCAGATCGCGGTGATCTTGCACCTCGGCGCGGGGAGCGAGGGCGGCCACCTCTTCCCGCGTGCCCACGGCCAGCACCCGTCCACCGCCCACCAGCACAGCCTCAGCTTGGGGACGTGCATCGTCGAGCGTCAGGGTCCGGGCGTAAATGACCGTGGGGGGAACAGGTGGGGAAAACGTCATGCCTCCCAGGGTAAAGGAGTGGGGAGAACGTGGGTTGCGCCCGCCTCCTTCTCAACGGCCTGTTAGAATTCAGTCATGCCGCGCATCCTGGTGGTGGATGACGACGCCGCCATCCTCAAACTGATCAGCGTGATCCTCACCCGGGCCGGGCACGAGGTTCGCACCAGCAGCCATCCCGTTGAGGCGCTGGACCTCCTCAAGGTCTTCACGCCCGATCTGGTCATCAGCGACGTGGTGATGCCCTACATGACGGGCCTCGAATTTCTGGAACAGGTCCGCGCCCACGACAAGCTGGGGGCCATGCCCTTCGTGCTGCTCTCCAGCCACGCCGAGCGCACCGATGTGCGGCGCGGCATGAACCTGGGGGCCGACGACTACCTGCCCAAACCCTTCACGCCGCAAGACCTGCGGGAAGTGATCGATGCCCGACTGCGCCGCGCGGGCCTGACCCTGCAAAGCGAGAGCGGCATGTCCGCCCGTGGCCTGGGCACCGCGCAGGTGGTGTGGCAGGGCGTGCCGGTGTCTTGGGTGTCGCGCAAGGCGCTGGAGCTGTTTTTCTATCTGCTGGAGCACAACGAGGTCACGTCCTGGGAAGCTGCCGAGGCGCTGTGGCCCGAGAAAGACGAGGCCCGCGCGAGCAGCCTCTTTCACACCACCCTGCACCGTCTGCGCCGCAGCCTGAGCAACGAGGCCGTGGTCAGCACCAACCGGCGCTACGCCCTCGCGGAGAACCTGCGTCCCGAGTACGACGTGCAGCGCTTTGAACTGCTGGCAGCCCAGGCCGAACAGGGCGCGCTGGGCCTGGAAGAACTGCGCGAGCTGACCGGCATGTACGGCCACTTTCTGCCTGGCGTGGACAGTCCCTGGGTGGACGACGTGCGCGCCCGCCTGGAGCAAAAGCAGCTCAGCGTACTGGGCCTCGCCGCCCAGGCGGCCACTGCCGCGGGCCGTCCCAAAGACGCCTCCCAGTTTCACCAGCGCGCCCTGGTCATCGACCCCATGAGCGAGACCGACTGGAGGGGCCTGACCAGCGCCCTGGAGACGCTGGGAGACGCGAGGGCGAAGCTGGCGGCGCAGCGCGAAGCGTGGTGGGCAACAGATTTGAATTAACAGGGAGCATTTCCCCTCTCCCCCGGAGGAACCCATAGCGCTGCGAAGCAGCGAGGAGGTGAGTGGTCCAGCCCGTGGGGAAACGCCCCCACCTCCTCCTCCGCGAAATTCACCAGCGCCCGCTGACACATCAAGCGCGCAGTGCCCGAGCCAGCTTGCCCCATGTTCACCGCTCCGCTCGCCTCGAAGGCGGCCTCGACGGGTGGAAGGTTCCGTCGTCGAGTTCGTCAAGCGTGATCCACTGGCGCTCGCCGCTCATGGGGATGGGTGCGGCCTGGGAAACCGTGCCCCGCTTTCCGGCCCGCACTTCCGCGAGGTGCAGGCTGGTGTTCTTCTCGTTGCCCAGCAGCACCCGGGCGTCCAGTCCGTACAGGTGGGCCAGGGGTGGGCCTTCAGCGAGAAGGGGAGTTCATGGTTCGCCGTTCCCTGCGGCGCGCGCGTTTGCCCCACGCCGCGAAGGGCGAATGCGGGTGACCGCTCCGGAGCACGTCCGGCCCGGTGCGAAAGGCCCCGGGCACCGCACCCACTTCCCCGCGTGGGCGTGCGGGCGGTGCGGGCGGGATCGAAGGCGGGCGTGGCAGATGGTGGGCTGCGAGCCCGCCGGGGCCGTGAGGCCCGTGCTATGGACGGGCGTGACTTCTGGCGTCAACACGTCTTCTGTACGCTTGAATCACGGCCACCGCTCCCCCATTCACCCGCCCCAGGGCGCGGAAATCAGCGGCGTGGCTTTCCCGGGTGCGCGGCGTGGGCGTGCGGGCGGTAGTCTCGGGCTTCGGGCTTCCCTTCTCAGGGTAGGGGCCCAACCCCACAGCCGCATGCGCCAAGTGGCACACATCCAAGCGTGGAAAGGGCAGATTCTCGCCCCTGGCCGCGCTGATAGACTCATCCGCATGACCGGGCCGCTGACCACCGCCGATATCAGGGAAAAGTACCTGTCGTTCTTTGAGAGTAAGGGGCACCTGCGCCTGCCCAGCCACTCGCTGATCGCCCCCGATCCCACCACGCTGTTTACCGTGGCGGGCATGCAGCCCTTCAAGGCGCAATTTATGGGTGCGCCCGCCCGGTTCTCCGGCCACGGTGAGAACAAGCGCGTCACCACCGCGCAAAAGTGCCTCCGCGTGGGCGATATCGAGAACGTGGGCCGCACCCTGCGCCACTGCTCACTGCTGGAGATGCTGGGCAACTTCTCCTTCGGGGACTACTTCAAGCGCGAGGCGCTGACCTGGGCCTGGGAATTTCTGACCGGTCCGGAATGGATGGGCCTGGACCCCTCCAAGCTCTACGCCACCATCTACGAGGATGACGAGGAAGCCTTCACGATCTGGACCAAGGAAATCGGGCTGCCCGAGAGCCACATCCTGCGTTTCGGTGCCGACGAGAACTTCTGGCCCGCTGATGCGCCCGCCAAGGGCCCCAACGGTCCGTGCGGTCCCTGCTCCGAGATTTTCTATGACCGGGGCCCCAAGTACGGCCTGGATACCTGGGCCGACTACGCCGAGACGCGCGAATCGGCGCGCTTCCTCGAAATCTGGAACAACGTCTTTCCCCAGTACGACCGTCAGGATCCGCAGCCTGATGGAACGCCCGTCCTGGCCGATCTGCCCTTCAAGAACATCGACACCGGCATGGGGCTGGAGCGCATCGCCACCGTTGTGCAGGACGTGTACGACTTTTACTCCAACGACGTGTTCGCACCCATCATCGCCCGCATCGCGGAACTGAGCGGCAAGCCCTACGAGGGCGTACAGAGCCTGTCGCACCGGGTGGTGGCCGAGCATATCCGCAGCGTTTCAATGACGCTGACGGACGGGGTGGCGTTCAGTCCAAATGGACGCGGCTCGGTCCTGCGAAAGATCATGCGCCGCGCCTCCCGCCACGCCTACCTGCTGGGCCTGCGCGAGCCGACGCTTTATAAACTCGTGCCCCTCGTCGTGGAGCGCATGGGCGGGGCGTATCCCGAACTGGCGCAGGAAGAGGCGCGCGTCACGGCGGCCATCCGGACGGAGGAAGAAGGCTTTCTCAGAACGCTGGAAAGCGGCATCCAACGCATCGGCAACATGCTCAACGGTCTGGAACGCGGCGCGGTCCTCTCCGGACAGAACGCTTTTCTCCTCTACGACACCTACGGCTTTCCCCTGGACCTGACCAAAGAAATTGCCGAGGAATACGGCGTCAGCGTGGACGAGGCCGCGTACGCCGAGAGCCTGGAAAAGGCGCAGGAAATCGCCCGCGCGGGCAGCAAATACGGCAAATCCGAACTGTTCGGCGGCAACCAGGAAGCGCTCGAAGGGCTGCCCGCCACGCAGTTTGTCGGTTATGACGAGCTGATCGCCGAGGGCGAGGTGCTGGCCCTCATCGGCGCGGGCGAACGGCTGGCGCATCTGCCGGCTGGCAGCGAGGCCACCGTGGTCTTGTCACGCACGCCCTTCTACGCAGAGGGGGGCGGCGAGGTGGGCGACACGGGCGCACTGGAATGGGACAGCGCCAATGGAGAGAGGGGACGCGGCCAGGTGCGCGACACCCGCAAGACCCCGGTGGGTGTGTTCCTGCACGACGTGCAGGTAGAGGAAGGCGAACTGAAGCCCGGCGACACGGTGCGCAGCGTCGTCTCGCGCGAGCGGCAGGCCATCCAGCGCCACCACACGGCCACCCACCTCCTGCACGCGGCCCTGCGCGCGGTGCTGGGGGCCGGGGTGCGGCAGGCGGGATCCCTGGTTGCCGCCGAGAGATTGCGCTTCGACTTCTCGCACGGCGCGGCGATGACGCTGGACGAGATTGCCCAGGTGGAGCGTCTGGTAAACCGCTGGGTGACCGCCAACTTCCCCGTGACCTGGCGCGAAATGCCCATTGAGGAGGCGAAGGCGGCCGGAGCCACTGCCCTCTTCGGTGAGAAGTACGGCGATACCGTGCGCGTGGTACGCGTGGAAGGCAGCGTGCCCTTCGGTGATACCACCGTCGCGAGCATGGAGCTTTGCGGGGGAACGCACGTTCGCCACACCGGTGACATCGGCGCGTTCGTGATCGTGGCCGACGAGAACGTGGCCGCCGGAGTGCGCCGCATTGAGGCCCTGGCGGGCGAGGCGGCGACGGCCTGGGTGCGCGAGCGTCTGCAAAGTGCAGCGCGCGTGGCGGGCCTACTCAACACCAGCGCCGAGGGCCTGGAAGCGCGGGTGTCCGGCCTCCAAGCCCAGCTCAGGGCGGCTCAGCAAGAAACCGCCCAGGTCCGCCGTCAGCTGGCCGAGGCGCAGATGGGCGGCGGGGGCAGCGCGCAGCAAGTCCGCGAACTGGGCGGGTTCAGGGTGGCGGCGCTCAAACTCTCGGGCATCGAGGGCAACGAGCTGCGCGGCGCAGCCGACAAGCTGCTGGATCAGTCGGGCGCGGACCTCGCCGTGATCGCCTCGGACAAGGGCCTCGTGGTCAAGGCCACCAAAGACGCCGTGGGCCGGGGCGCGCACGCGGGACAGCTTGCGGGCAAGCTCGCGGCGGCGGCGGGCGGCAAGGGCGGCGGCAGACCCGATATGGCGCAGGCGGGGATTCAGAATCCGGAAGCGGCGCTGGGGGCGCTGGATACAGCGTTCTGATCTCAGGACGAGGGGAAGGCTGGGGGCGAACGCCCCCAGCCTTCCCTTTATTCCACCCCCAACGCCGCCCGTTGCGCCTTTGTCAGCCCCTTCACGACGAGGGTGTGGCTCTCCCGAAGCAGTTCGGTAGCCAGCCCCTTCGGCAATGTGCCGTCCAGCCGCAGCGTGACCCAGTGACGCTTGTTGAGGTGGTGGCCGGGGGTAATGGCTCCGTGGGCCGCACGCAACTCCTCGCCGTACTCGGGGCGGACCTTCACGCTGAGGGCCACGGGATCGCCCTGCAGGTCCGTCAGGGCATACATCTTGCCGCCCACCTTGAACACGAGGGTGGCGGCGCCGAAGGGAAAGGTTTCCTGCGAGCCGGTCAGTTCGGCGCAGAGGGCCCGCACGTCGGCGATGAAGCGCATGCGCGCAGTATGGCGCGGGTCAGGAACCGGTGGGAGCGCGGCCCTGTACGGCGGCGAGGTCCCCGTTGGCCTGCACCGCCGCACTGTCCTGGCCGTGCGCCGAGAGCATGGCCTCCACCTGTCCGGCCCCCAGACCCTGACCCGAAGGCAACGGCGTGGGTGGAATCTCCCGCTCGGCGAAGTCGGTGGGGGCTGGGCCCTGGGCGGCGGACATGGTATCCGGAGCGAATTCCCGAGTTCGTACATTCGGGATGGGATTGATGGGCAGGGCGCCGCCTTTGGGATCGGTGGGCATACCCCAGCGTGCTCCCGAGCTGTCATGAAAGTCTGACGGTCCCCTCAAGGCTTCGTGATGAACTGACGCGTATGCGCGCCCTCCTGCCCCTGCTGCTGCCGCCTCTGCTGCTCGGCGCGGCCCCCACCACAGACGAGACGCTGAGGGTGGCGGTGCTGAGCGACTTCAACGGTTCCTACGGCAACACCACCTATCCGGCGGCCCTGAGCCACAGCGTGGGCCAGATCGTGGAAGACTGGAAGCCCGACGCCGTGCTGTCGGCGGGGGACCTGATTGCCGGGCAGAAGGCCCGCTTGACGGACGCGCAGGTGCAGGCGATGTGGGCGGCCTTTGACCGGGAGGTCCACGCGCCGCTGCGAAGGGCTGGACTGCCTTTCGGCTTCACCCTGGGGAACCACGACGCCTCACTGGCGCGGGACCGCCGGGAGGCGGCGGCCTACTGGAGGGCCCACCCGCCCGCCCTCACCTTTCTGGACCGCTCCGCCTTTCCCTTCCGCTTCAGCTTCCTGCTCAGGGCGTCGGGCCGGAGCCTCTTTGTGGCCTCGCTGGACGCGAGCAGCCCGGATCTGAGCGCAGATCAGCGCGGGTGGCTGGCCGCCCAGCTCGCTGCGCCCCAGGCGAAAGCGGCAGGCGCACGCATCGTCCTCGGCCACCTTCCTCTCGCCGGGATCAGCCGCGAGAAGAACAGACCCGGCGAAGTGATTCGCGGCGCTGTCCCCCTGCGCGAGGTAATGGAGCGGGGGCGAGTGCTGGCATACATCAGCGGCCACCAGGCGGCCTACTACCCGGGGCGACTGGGCCGGCTGAACGTCTTTGCCTCCGGAGGCATCGGCGGGCGTGATTACGTGGGATACCCAGGGACAGCCCGCTCCACCCTCAGCCTACTGACCTTCGATCTGCGTGCGGGTACGGCCACCTTCCGCACGGTGGATGCGGAGACGGGAGCGGAGGTGGCGACAGCTTCCCTGCCGGCGCGAATTCACGGATTGGGTGGACCGGTCACGCGGGTGGAGGCGTTGCGGTAGCGGCCGCGCCTCTACCCGCCGCGCGGCCGCATCAGGTCCTGTTCCCAGCACAGTCATTCGTACAGTTCCTCGGTCAGGGCTGGCTCCTCCAGGGCCAGCAGGGGCAACTGCTCCAAAGGTGTCTGCAAAAGAGGTTCTGCCTGCGGGAGGGCGTCAGCCCACGCAGGCGAACGCGGAGCTGCCCTCCACGGCATTCACCCCAACCGCCATGTCCCCACCCTGCAAATGCAGCAGCGCCCTCTTCCCTTCACCCGTAGCCCCTCACCTGCTGTGACAGCAAGCGGGCCGGAAGCGGGAAATCCCACCTCCAGCCCTCTGCCCTGGCCACTCTGCCTTCTGGGCCCTCAGGCCTCCGAGTACGTCTTCTCGATAGGCAGGCCCACGCCGTTGCCCCACTCGGTCCAAGAACCGTCGTAGTTGCGGACCTTGGGGTAGCCCAGCAGTTCGCGCAGCACGAACCAGGTGTGGCTGGAGCGTTCGGCGATGCGGCAGTAGGCGATGACGTCCTTATCGGCCGTCACGCCCTCGCCGCCGTACAGGGCCGCCAGCTCGTCAGCGCTCTTGAAGGTGCCGTCCTCGTTGGTGGCCTTGGCCCACGGAATGGAGCGTGCACCGGGAATGTGGCCGCCGCGCAGCACACCTTCCTGCGGGTAGGCGGGCATATGGGTGACCTTGCCGGAAAACTCATCCGGGCTGCGCACGTCCACCAGCGCACCCTGACCGCTCTGCACGCTTTCCAGATGCGCCTTGACCTCGTCGCGGTAGGCGCGCAGACTCTCGTCGCGCTGCAGGGCGAGGTAGGTCGTGGGCTCCACGCTGGGCGCGTCGGCGGTTACCTCACGGTTCTCCGCGATCCACTTCTGGCGGCCCCCGTTCATCAGCTTGAGGTTCTTCACGCCGCTGTAGCTCAGGAACCAGTAGGCGTAGGAGGCCCACCAGTTGCTCTTGTCGCCGTACAGGATGATCTGGTCGCCGGGCTTGATCCCGAGGCGGCCCAGCAGGGCGCTGACCTCATCGGCGGTGATGAAGTCGCGCTGGACCGGGTGCCACAGGTCACCTTGCCAGTCGAGCTTGACGGCCCCGGGGATGTGGCCGGTGTCGTACAGCAGAATGTCCTCGTCCACTTCGATCAGGCGGACGCCGGGCGTGTTGAGGTTCTGGGCCACCCAGTCGGTGCTGACGAGCACGTCTTTCGCGTATTCCATGTCGGTCTCCTTCGGCGGCGGCCCTCTTCCAGGCTCCCGCGACGCTGCCCCCGATTGTACCCACTTTGGGCAGCCGTTGACAAAAAAGGTCAACTGGACAGGGCTCACGTTGGAACGGGGAGGGTGAGGGGTACAGTGACGCCATGACCGACGCGGCCCCCCTGCCCGAGAAGCTCCAGAGCATCGTAAACCTCTTTCGCTCCGCCCCCAAACCCCTGCGCCTCCAGGCCCTGCTCGAGTACAGCAAGAAGCTTCCCAGCCTGCCCGAGAAGTACGTCGAGCACCCCGAATTCCTCCAGCCCGTCCCCGAATGCGCCAGCCCCTTTTTCCTGGTGACCGAGCGAACCGAGAACGGCGGCGTCAATATGTTCTTCAAGGTGCCGGAAGAAGCGCCCACGGTGCGCGGCTACGCCGGAATTCTGCACGAGGCCCTTCAGGGCGAGTCGCCCGAGACGATCTTGAACATTCCCGACCAGTTCTACATGGACATGGGCCTGACCGAACTTATTACGCCGATGCGCCTGCGGGGAATGGGGGCGATTCTGATGCGGCTGAAGAACGAGGTGCGGGAAGGGGCGTAGGAGCGGCCAACGGCCAGGCGGCCAGGGTGACTGGCCGTGCCCTTATTTCCTCGCCAGATGCGCTGCCCGCAGCGCCGCCAGCGCCCGCCCCCGGTGGCTGATGGCACGTTTCTCCGGCACGGTCATCTCGGCCAGGGTGCGGGTCTCGCCGTCGGGCAGGAAGAGGGGATCGTAGCCGAAGCCGTTCTGGCCGCGCGGGCCTTCGAGAATGGTGCCGGTCAGTTCGCCTCGGTAGGTTTCTACCTTGCCGTCCGGGTAGGCGAGCATGACCACCGAGACGAACCTGGCGCGGCGGTCCATTTGCCCGCGCAGGCGTTCGAGCAGGTAGACGTTGCGCTCCACGTCCGTCTTGAAGTTGCCGAAGCGGGCGCTGTACACGCCGGGCTGGCCACCCAGGGCCGCGACTTCAATTCCGGAGTCGTCGGCGAGAGCGGGAATACGGCGGGCAAAGGCGACGCTACACGCCTTGAGCTGCACGTTCTCCTCATAGGTGGTGCCCGTCTCCTCGGGCAGGGGCAAGTCTCCCAGGCCCTCCAGCTGCCAGCCCAGCCCGCCCAGCGCCTCCTCGATCTCGCGGACCTTGCCCGCGTTTCCCGTCGCCACGACGACGCGCATTCCCTGGCTGTTCATCACCCCAGTGTAGGCGAGCCCCAAAAGCGTGGCGTGAGCAGGGTCCCTCTAGACCACGTTCAGGGGGATCTCGGCCCGCACCCGCCACCGCGCCTCGCCCTCCCGCTTCTCGAAGAGGGTCACCGAGCGGTAGGTCTGCGCGTGGTGGGCCTGCACCAGCACTTCCAGGCGAGCGCGGAGGCCGGAGACGTCCTTACCTCCATACGGCTGCACCAGTGTGAAGTGCGGCTGCCACGAGTCCAGGCCACGCGGCGTACGCAGCAGCGCCATGCGCGCCTGCTCGAAGGGCCGCGCATATTTGCCTGCCGCCACCGGCGCGTCAAAGGGCGAGGCGGTGACGAAGCGCGTCAGGCGGGCCAGCAGCAGCGTGTGCAACGCCAGCAGCGGGGCATTCGCATCGAAGCGGTGCACCCAAGTGGTCTGCTCATCCCAGCCTTCGACGCGCCCGCCCGTAACAGTCAGCACCGCTCCCGGGGAGAGACAGGCGGCGCACGCCCGCACCTCCGCCTCGATGTCGGGCCAGCGCGAGGAACCGGTGTAAAAGCCCTCCACCACCGTCAGGTGTAGCCCGTACCGCCCGGCGTCACGCTGGTCTTCCCGCCGCAGGAAGTCTGGCAGCGCCACCTCCCGCTCCGCCCGCACGTCGTAACCGATCAGCTCCGTCCCCAGCCTGTAATAGGCATCCCCGGCGGGTGGGCAGAGGTAGACGGCGAACCGGGTGCCCTGCCGGTGATCAGCCATGTGGAGCCACCCGCCTTACTGGAAGCTGACTCCCCATCAAAACACCCGCCACCGGTAAAACAGCAGCGCCAGCCCTGCCGCCAGCATCGAGCCGATCCCCAGAACGATCCAGAAGCCCTCTGGGTTGCGCTGAAAGGGCAGCGGCACGTTCATGCCGAAAATGCTGGTGACCAGCGTGGGAATCGCCACCAGAATGGTGGTCACGGTCAGCACCTTCACCACCTGGTTGACGTTGTTGCTGATGACCGAGGCGAAGGCTCCCGCCATGCTGGTGAGGATGTTGCTGGCGATGTTCGCCATCTCAATGGCCTGCAGGTTCTCGATCAGCACGTCGTCAAGCAGGTCCGAGTCTTCCTCATACATCTCGAAGATACGGTCGCGCTTGACGCGCTCCATCATCGCCTCGTTCGCCTTGAGGCCGGTGATGAAGTACACCAGGCTCTTTTCAAGCTTCAGCAGGTCCATCAGTTCCTTATTGCGGGTGGCCGTCTCCATGCGGTCCTCGATGCGGTCCACGCGCTTGTTGATCTGCCGCACGTCGATCAAGAAGCGCTGGGCGTTGCGCAGGAACAGCTGGAGTGTCAGCCGGTTTTTCTTGACCGTGGAGACGCGGCGCACCATGCCGTTCACCACGTCCCTCACCACTGGATTCTCGGTGGCGCACACGGTGACCAGGCAGTGATCGGTGTGCAGGATGCCCAGCGGCACCGTGTCGTAGGGAATGTCGCTGTCCTCGCCAAGCCGGTAGCTCGTCTGCATGATGATCAGCAGCTGGCCGTCCTCACGCTCAAAGCGGGAGCGTTCGTCGGGGTCCAGGGGGTAACTCAGGTAATCGAGGTCCAGGCCCGTCTCCCGGCTGACGCGGGCGAGCTCCTCGGCGGTGGGGGCGGTGGCGTTGACCCAGCAGCCGTCGATGTAGCTGTCCATCACCTGCAATTTGCCGCCGATACTGCGGTAGTACGTCAGCATGGGCACGCGCCCTTAGATTGTGTGTCCTGCATGGTGCGTCCTCCGGGGGAGATGAGGCGTGAAGCGGCGCGGAGGGCGCGAACTGGGCGGTTCTTGGTCCGTCTGCGGTTCGAGATTCACGTTCATCACCTCCTCCGTCGGCCGCGCGGCGCTTCACACGCGGGCACCGCCTGCCATGCTAGCGGCGCGGAGGCGGGGGGAGCAAGGGTCAGCGTTACGCCGCACCTGCTGCCCCCATTTCACGAACCCCAGGGCACTTGACGTGAAGTGGACTTCACGTGCGAGGCTGGATACAGGAGGAACACCATGACCGAAACGCCCCTTCTGACGCTTGACACACTGGCGAAGTACCTGCGTGACAAGGAAGTCCAGCTGGACATCGAAGACAATGCCGGGCAACACTTTATCCGCATGGGGTGGCAGTTCGAGATGGGCGACGCCGCCGTGCTCATCTCCGTGAACGACGGCCCCAGCAACACCAGCCGCCTGGAGGTCACGTGCGTGACGCAAAAGACCTACGCCGACCGCCGCGAGGAAGTTGTGGCCCTGCTTAACGACCGCAACCGCGAGCGGGCCTTTTCCCGTTCCATTGATGCCGAGGGCAACGTCTGGCTCGAATACATCGGCCTCTATCCCACCCTGGTGGAGATGCCGCAGGACACCTTCGATACCCTCTTCGGCGGCGTACTGATGCACTTTCAGGAGGACTACGCCTCACTGGAAGGAATCACCCCCCACCTGCAGGCCTGAGCCATGGCTCCTACCGCCCAGGTCATCCGCCTGGCCCCGGGAGAGTTCGCCCAGCTCGTGGGCGAGTTTGCGGCCCGGCTGAAGGCGGACCCGGCCTTTGCGGACATGATGGCTGTGGTTTGCGGTGGCCCGGAGCGGCTGCAGCTGTTTCTCCAGCCGTCGGGGGTGGGCATGTCGCGCTTCGCTGGGCTGGTGGGCCTGCCCGCCTCCACCGTGCGGCACTACCAGCGGCTGGGGCTGGTCACGCCCTACGAGGTTCGGGGCAAATTCCGCTTCTGGGTCCACAACATCATTCAGGTGGAGTCGGTGGGGCAGTGGCGGGACCTGGGCCTGAGCCTCACCGAGATTCAGGCCCAGCGCAGCCACGAGCGGCTGGGCGGACAGGCACTGACCTGGAACGCGCTGACCCGCCACGGCCTCAACGCCCTCGTGATGGAAAAGGCCGTGCGAATCGGCGTGCCGGAGGTGCTCGGAGGAGGCCCACCCATGAACCCTCCTGAGGCCGGGACCGTCTGGCTGTCCCTACAAGAGGTGGGCTGGACGGCTTCCCGGGAGGTGGTCCGCCCCAGCATTCCCGGTGAGCGGCAGGATACGCCCCGCCTGCTCAACGAAATTCGCACGGCGCGGCGGCGGCTGGAACAGCAGCTCCAGCGGCTGACCGAACGGGTGGAACGGGCCCGGCGGCTGGAAGCAGCGTTGGAACGGGCGGGGCGAGGATAAGCGCGAAAAAGCCCCAGCATGGCGCTGGGGACACAGGGAAACCAGCCGTTACAGGCTTACAGCCCGAAGTGCGCGCGGTTTTTGACGATAAACTCTTCTTCGCCGCCGGGCACGTCTTCTTCAGGGAAGATGGCGCTGACGGGACAGGCAGGCACGCACGCGCCGCAGTCGATGCACTCGTCGGGGTGGATCACGAATTGATCGCCACCATCGTAGATGCACTCCACGGGGCAAACTTCGGTGCAGGCCTGGTCCTTGACACCTATGCAGGGACTGACGATGACGTGAGGCATGGGGCACAGTATGCACAGCCCCCCCGGGCCTGACAAGGCCGAGGCTTCCGAAAGCCAGACAACGGGTTGGCCCATGAGGACAGCGAAAAACCGAGTTTAAGAGTCGGGATTACCCCGAGACTGTGTGGCCCAGCTGCGCCTCCACCAGCGTCAGATCGGTCTCCTTGTCCACATCGGTGCCTATGGCGGCGTGAGGGGTGATCAGGGCGCGGGCCTTGACGCCGAGGATGGTGCTCACCCGGGCCTCCAGCTCGGGGACGGTCAGGCGGCGGGTCAGGAGCTTGACCAGCACGCCGGGGCCAATGAGTCCGGCAAGGCGCAGCGGGGCCTTACGCGCAGCGAGCACCTCGCGCAGCCGGGGCAGAAACTGGCCGATCAGGCCCGGGTCCAGCAGAAAGAGATTGCCGCCTGTGAAGGTGTCCTCGCGCAAGCGGGCGTAGGTGCGCTTGACGCCCGGGTAGGCCCGCTCGCACTCGGAGCGGCGCACCACCGGATAGACGAGGCCCGCGTCGGGGGG is a genomic window containing:
- a CDS encoding response regulator; its protein translation is MPRILVVDDDAAILKLISVILTRAGHEVRTSSHPVEALDLLKVFTPDLVISDVVMPYMTGLEFLEQVRAHDKLGAMPFVLLSSHAERTDVRRGMNLGADDYLPKPFTPQDLREVIDARLRRAGLTLQSESGMSARGLGTAQVVWQGVPVSWVSRKALELFFYLLEHNEVTSWEAAEALWPEKDEARASSLFHTTLHRLRRSLSNEAVVSTNRRYALAENLRPEYDVQRFELLAAQAEQGALGLEELRELTGMYGHFLPGVDSPWVDDVRARLEQKQLSVLGLAAQAATAAGRPKDASQFHQRALVIDPMSETDWRGLTSALETLGDARAKLAAQREAWWATDLN
- a CDS encoding AAC(3) family N-acetyltransferase, which encodes MGAVPGAFRTGPDVLRSGHPHSPFAAWGKRARRRERRTMNSPSR
- the alaS gene encoding alanine--tRNA ligase, which encodes MTGPLTTADIREKYLSFFESKGHLRLPSHSLIAPDPTTLFTVAGMQPFKAQFMGAPARFSGHGENKRVTTAQKCLRVGDIENVGRTLRHCSLLEMLGNFSFGDYFKREALTWAWEFLTGPEWMGLDPSKLYATIYEDDEEAFTIWTKEIGLPESHILRFGADENFWPADAPAKGPNGPCGPCSEIFYDRGPKYGLDTWADYAETRESARFLEIWNNVFPQYDRQDPQPDGTPVLADLPFKNIDTGMGLERIATVVQDVYDFYSNDVFAPIIARIAELSGKPYEGVQSLSHRVVAEHIRSVSMTLTDGVAFSPNGRGSVLRKIMRRASRHAYLLGLREPTLYKLVPLVVERMGGAYPELAQEEARVTAAIRTEEEGFLRTLESGIQRIGNMLNGLERGAVLSGQNAFLLYDTYGFPLDLTKEIAEEYGVSVDEAAYAESLEKAQEIARAGSKYGKSELFGGNQEALEGLPATQFVGYDELIAEGEVLALIGAGERLAHLPAGSEATVVLSRTPFYAEGGGEVGDTGALEWDSANGERGRGQVRDTRKTPVGVFLHDVQVEEGELKPGDTVRSVVSRERQAIQRHHTATHLLHAALRAVLGAGVRQAGSLVAAERLRFDFSHGAAMTLDEIAQVERLVNRWVTANFPVTWREMPIEEAKAAGATALFGEKYGDTVRVVRVEGSVPFGDTTVASMELCGGTHVRHTGDIGAFVIVADENVAAGVRRIEALAGEAATAWVRERLQSAARVAGLLNTSAEGLEARVSGLQAQLRAAQQETAQVRRQLAEAQMGGGGSAQQVRELGGFRVAALKLSGIEGNELRGAADKLLDQSGADLAVIASDKGLVVKATKDAVGRGAHAGQLAGKLAAAAGGKGGGRPDMAQAGIQNPEAALGALDTAF
- a CDS encoding MmcQ/YjbR family DNA-binding protein, which gives rise to MRFIADVRALCAELTGSQETFPFGAATLVFKVGGKMYALTDLQGDPVALSVKVRPEYGEELRAAHGAITPGHHLNKRHWVTLRLDGTLPKGLATELLRESHTLVVKGLTKAQRAALGVE
- a CDS encoding metallophosphoesterase family protein; amino-acid sequence: MRALLPLLLPPLLLGAAPTTDETLRVAVLSDFNGSYGNTTYPAALSHSVGQIVEDWKPDAVLSAGDLIAGQKARLTDAQVQAMWAAFDREVHAPLRRAGLPFGFTLGNHDASLARDRREAAAYWRAHPPALTFLDRSAFPFRFSFLLRASGRSLFVASLDASSPDLSADQRGWLAAQLAAPQAKAAGARIVLGHLPLAGISREKNRPGEVIRGAVPLREVMERGRVLAYISGHQAAYYPGRLGRLNVFASGGIGGRDYVGYPGTARSTLSLLTFDLRAGTATFRTVDAETGAEVATASLPARIHGLGGPVTRVEALR
- a CDS encoding sulfurtransferase, encoding MEYAKDVLVSTDWVAQNLNTPGVRLIEVDEDILLYDTGHIPGAVKLDWQGDLWHPVQRDFITADEVSALLGRLGIKPGDQIILYGDKSNWWASYAYWFLSYSGVKNLKLMNGGRQKWIAENREVTADAPSVEPTTYLALQRDESLRAYRDEVKAHLESVQSGQGALVDVRSPDEFSGKVTHMPAYPQEGVLRGGHIPGARSIPWAKATNEDGTFKSADELAALYGGEGVTADKDVIAYCRIAERSSHTWFVLRELLGYPKVRNYDGSWTEWGNGVGLPIEKTYSEA
- a CDS encoding SufE family protein, coding for MTDAAPLPEKLQSIVNLFRSAPKPLRLQALLEYSKKLPSLPEKYVEHPEFLQPVPECASPFFLVTERTENGGVNMFFKVPEEAPTVRGYAGILHEALQGESPETILNIPDQFYMDMGLTELITPMRLRGMGAILMRLKNEVREGA
- the rdgB gene encoding RdgB/HAM1 family non-canonical purine NTP pyrophosphatase — translated: MRVVVATGNAGKVREIEEALGGLGWQLEGLGDLPLPEETGTTYEENVQLKACSVAFARRIPALADDSGIEVAALGGQPGVYSARFGNFKTDVERNVYLLERLRGQMDRRARFVSVVMLAYPDGKVETYRGELTGTILEGPRGQNGFGYDPLFLPDGETRTLAEMTVPEKRAISHRGRALAALRAAHLARK